AAAATACATACAGGTATATTTCCCTTCTTCTTTTCCTTTAGGAACGTTTATTATTAATGTTCTGGGATGTTTTCTCATTGGCCTGTTCTATGGATTTTCGGAAAAGAGCAGTTTGGTTACCCCGGAATTGCGAATGTTTCTGACCGTCGGTTTTTGCGGAGGATTTACGACTTTTTCAACCTTTGCCAACGAGAATCTGACCATGCTGCGGGATGCGGAATTTTTCTATTCCCTTTTGTATGTCGGGCTCAGTATCTTTCTGGGAATACTTGCTGTATATCTTGGTAATTTACTAACAAAAATTATTTAATTATGAAACGAACATGTTTGCAAATAAACACAAAACACGAATGGAAATAGCAAACATGGAGTTCCATACGACCTTTGAAAATTAAACTATATTCGTATGAAAACCGAAGGAGAAGCAAAACTCTTAAAGATATTTATTAGTTCTACGGATAAATTCAAGCATAGACCTTTGTATGAAGTGCTTGTATTTGCTGCCAAACGCTACGGCCTGGCAGGGGCAACAGTACTTAAGGGAGTCATGGGATTTGGCGCCAGCAGCATGGTCTATTCCTTGAAAATCTGGGAAGTGACGGAAAAGGTCCCTATGGTGGTGGAAATGGTTGATGAGGCTGAAAAAATTGATGGTTTCTGTGAAATCATTACTCCTTATTTTGATAAGGTAAAAAATGGATGCATTATGACTGTTGAAAAAACGGAAGTTTTGTTATATAAACCAGGGATGAAGAAGGGTAAGACCAGGTAATAAAATTTTCAGAAACGAAAAAAGAGGTGAAGCACACCTCTTTTTATTCTTTCTTTTTGTTGGTACTTATTCCAAGTAGTTTATATAGCGGACAAAAGCCAATGAGGCTTGTTACAATGGCAATACTTGCAAGGATAAGCAGGATGACGGCCAATGCTCCTGAGATTACATCTATAAAATACAGAACAAAAATGACGACAGCAACCAGTATCCTGATTGTCCTGTCCGTAGATCCCATGTTTTTTTCCATGTAAATATGAATTTAGTTAATACATCAATATAATTCTTTTGCAATGGCAATTGCTGCGATGGTTCCGTCGGCAACAGCCGTAGTAATCTGGCGGTATTTCTTACTGATTACATCGCCCACTGCATACACTCCGGGTATATTGGTCAGCATATCTTCATCAGTTTTGATGTATCCCCACTGGTCGAGAACGAGTTTGCCTTCAAATAGCTGGATATTGGGTTTGAAACCGACAAAGATGAAGACGCCATCGCTTTCAATGGTTTCTCTTGTTTTACTCTTCAGATCCTCAATTTCC
The sequence above is drawn from the Bacteroidota bacterium genome and encodes:
- the crcB gene encoding fluoride efflux transporter CrcB, whose amino-acid sequence is MFRQILIIGAGGFLGTVSRFLTSKYIQVYFPSSFPLGTFIINVLGCFLIGLFYGFSEKSSLVTPELRMFLTVGFCGGFTTFSTFANENLTMLRDAEFFYSLLYVGLSIFLGILAVYLGNLLTKII
- a CDS encoding DUF2892 domain-containing protein; amino-acid sequence: MEKNMGSTDRTIRILVAVVIFVLYFIDVISGALAVILLILASIAIVTSLIGFCPLYKLLGISTNKKKE
- a CDS encoding FAD-dependent oxidoreductase, producing SYCATCDAKYYADKEVVVIGGGNSAVEESEFISHFARKITIIHQFDKFNANKRAQDKVFANPGIHILFEHEPRSFTRKGDKMLTEIEDLKSKTRETIESDGVFIFVGFKPNIQLFEGKLVLDQWGYIKTDEDMLTNIPGVYAVGDVISKKYRQITTAVADGTIAAIAIAKELY
- a CDS encoding DUF190 domain-containing protein: MKTEGEAKLLKIFISSTDKFKHRPLYEVLVFAAKRYGLAGATVLKGVMGFGASSMVYSLKIWEVTEKVPMVVEMVDEAEKIDGFCEIITPYFDKVKNGCIMTVEKTEVLLYKPGMKKGKTR